In the Parasphingorhabdus halotolerans genome, CGCCGCCGCCAAATGACGTCAGCAAGGCCGGCCGGGCCGGACATTGCGGGCGCGGAGCGGTGACTAGCCCATGGGTGGCAAAATGGACTATTTTATAATCGTTGAGATCATCGCGCTGGAGCAGCGCCGTATCACTAAACCCTTGGCCAGTGACGACATCGCTACCTCGACTTCCAAGCCGTGTCTGTGCCAGATAAAGTTCAGCAGAAGAAATCGGGTTCTGCCAAGTGTTGAGCGGCCACGCGCATCTGTCCTCTATCGAGCCCGAAGTTTGGTTCGCGGGCATCATCGAGGGTTGCGGTTCCGCATTTTGGCCGACCCCGAGATACTGTTTTTTGGCGCGAGCCGGAGCGATATTGCGAATATCGGCAAAGGCACGCTGCGAAACTGCAATCGACACGGATTTATCGCGGCCCAGCCAATCAATGCCGGTGAAGTTAAACGCGTCTGCATCAATATCGAGCGTCCGTTCAAGATAGTCATCGACGGGCTTTTGCTTGGTAACCAGCAACGTCGGAGGAAGCTGGAGCAGCGCCCCATCCGGCTCATAAATCAGATGATCGATTTTCTGCAGTTCGTCTTCCAGCTCGCCAAATAATATCAGATATAACTCTCGCGCTTTCGCGACGTCAAAAGGATAGGTGGTCGGGGCTCCATTTTCAAAAACAACAATGGAATCCCGCAAAACCGCTACCATGTCAGACAATTCCGAAACGCTGGCGGACAAGCGCACCGAGCGCAGGCCATCGGGCAGGATTAATTGCGCATAAGCCTGCTCTTCGATCATGCTGACCTTGTAATAGCCCTCGCCGGGACGCAACAATTTTTGCATTTCGTCCAGCTCGAGCCGGCTGGATGACAACACGCGATACTGGGAAAAATCTCCGAGCCGGGATTGCAACGCCGTCTGTTCTTTCTGCAGCGTCTGGAGGCTTTCCTGTGCTTCGGCCAGTGCTAGCTGCCCCGCAGGGGTGAGTTCCGGCAACGAGGAAAGCCGCGCGATATCAGCGCCGGTTCGGGCAATCGCGCGGGTCCGGGACACGGTCAGACGAAATAGAGCCGCGGCTTCGTCATCGCCTTCTGACAATTCGCGCGCAAACACTGCTTGGGTCTGGGCGACTCCGGGACGCTGGAGTAGTTGCGCAGCATGATAAAGTTTCGGGCCAACGCTGTTGTCGCTGGCAATGCGGTCTCCGAGAAGCTGAAAATAGGGAGCCAGCAGGTCTTTCATGGAAGCAGCCGCGCTTGGGATATCATCGCTTTCCTGCACAATTTCTTCAAACAGCGCCAGCGCCTCATCTGCCTTGTTCTGACGACCAAGATAGGAAGCAAGCCGGGCTTTGGCTGTTAGCTGCGCAGGACTTTGGGGATAGGTTTGAGCGGCAAAGTCTACCGCTTCCTGAAACGCACTCACAGCTCTTGGCTGATCGCCTTGAATTTCGGCAATAAGTCCAAGCTCGTAACGCGCCTCCATCATCAGCCATGCGATGGAACTGACCCGGCCTTCCCGCACCGAGTCCAGCATGGTGATAGCCGATGACAAGGCGGGAATTGCTTCGTCATAATTGCCCTGCATGCGCAGCGCGGAGCCTTGGATCTGGCTCGCCTGACCATCCAGAATTACGGCGGTTTCTGCTTCGCTTAAACCTGTGCCAACCGCACCGAGCAGCTTAAGGTCATCATTGGCCCGGTTAATCTGCCGGGCCAATTGCTCCGCGATGATGCCGCTACCAATATCGCCATCAACGCTATCATCCACCAATACGGCGACCGGTTTGGCCAAAGCTACCAGCGCATCTTCCGGCCTATTCTGGTTAATATAATGGATTGCTCTGAAATTGCGGATCAGTCGCTGGGTTACGCCATCATCCGGCGTGACGGCCTTTTCAGCCTCGTCAAATAATTCGTCCGCATTCGGGAAACTGCCGAGATTGGATTGCTGCAATCCCTGATTGGCAAGAAACTCCGCGTTGCGACCGTCGCTTATTTCGTCATTGCCGAGCAATGTTTCAAAAAATTCGGAGGACTCGGAGAAGCTCCCGCTGTTGTTCAATTCATAGGCCTGTTTGCGGGCTGCACCTGCGCCCAGTTGCCCGGCCCTGATCCGTGCAAAAGCCGCCGGATCACTT is a window encoding:
- a CDS encoding CHAT domain-containing protein, encoding MAKISRRAAPALAAVLLFEPAVVHAQADPLSMKSSFRIGSAGVICSAEYSATDKRLRSMFDRAYQIVCRDAASAVGSMLVLRNEANMPLADFLRSQAADLQCTEPQDSQIETLGNVTVLECLDTTQSVDRKFYAVQQRGKILMAEGLKGYDSALQLGLASLFTDRTVEGSVDVATTSLSDPAAFARIRAGQLGAGAARKQAYELNNSGSFSESSEFFETLLGNDEISDGRNAEFLANQGLQQSNLGSFPNADELFDEAEKAVTPDDGVTQRLIRNFRAIHYINQNRPEDALVALAKPVAVLVDDSVDGDIGSGIIAEQLARQINRANDDLKLLGAVGTGLSEAETAVILDGQASQIQGSALRMQGNYDEAIPALSSAITMLDSVREGRVSSIAWLMMEARYELGLIAEIQGDQPRAVSAFQEAVDFAAQTYPQSPAQLTAKARLASYLGRQNKADEALALFEEIVQESDDIPSAAASMKDLLAPYFQLLGDRIASDNSVGPKLYHAAQLLQRPGVAQTQAVFARELSEGDDEAAALFRLTVSRTRAIARTGADIARLSSLPELTPAGQLALAEAQESLQTLQKEQTALQSRLGDFSQYRVLSSSRLELDEMQKLLRPGEGYYKVSMIEEQAYAQLILPDGLRSVRLSASVSELSDMVAVLRDSIVVFENGAPTTYPFDVAKARELYLILFGELEDELQKIDHLIYEPDGALLQLPPTLLVTKQKPVDDYLERTLDIDADAFNFTGIDWLGRDKSVSIAVSQRAFADIRNIAPARAKKQYLGVGQNAEPQPSMMPANQTSGSIEDRCAWPLNTWQNPISSAELYLAQTRLGSRGSDVVTGQGFSDTALLQRDDLNDYKIVHFATHGLVTAPRPQCPARPALLTSFGGGDSDGLLSFKEIFDLRLDADLVILSACDTAGLATVAASREAGISSGGNYALDGLVRAFVGAGARSVLASHWPVPDDFDATKTLISGIFTVGQALPVGQSLAQTQRKMMDDPLTSHPYYWAAFILVGDGAKVVIQ